The following are encoded in a window of Cryobacterium sp. CG_9.6 genomic DNA:
- a CDS encoding ATP-binding protein has product MTERDNLRFETLLEAARDAIVCVDARGLIITANAQVTALFGYERHELLGSPVEILLPESSRHRHTGLRATYMHEATARPMGLGQSLFGHRRNGSLFPISTSMAPTGSGPEAMVIVLVRDLTAQRELERESAEHETELRQLAESVDIGFILYQLQPPTCLYVSPAVRSILGVDSEDPVTGWAPWQEDSRDLPEVEQEFRRTMLSGLPAESEHRIVTEDGQARWVRWVARPVPSLNGPTERSVVTVENTTVRMEVAEALQAAEAAARTANEAKNQFLSRVSHELRTPLNAVLGFSQLLRMQLDDTDYAESIDHIQQGGRHLLNLINDVLDISRIEAGNTSISWEPVPVTSVMNEARALMEPLAQSAGITLIGLPGRDEGWVLADKQRLRQVLLNLLSNAVKYNRVGGTVWVEHLLNESDVAIMVRDNGPAIAPELQSRLFTPFDRLGAESRGIEGTGIGLALTRALVELMGGSLGVDSVPGRGSLFTVTLPRTEEPNLNISDERLVSLMERDVEVPLGSCTLLYIEDNESNVHLVEQVLKLRPAWRLLTAGNGQLGIDLARLHQPNLVLLDLHLPDISGADVLRNLTTTPDTAELPVVILTADISAITSRQLLAGGAEQCMTKPLDVEEVLALLDQTSAPRKGPA; this is encoded by the coding sequence ATGACCGAACGGGACAATCTTCGCTTCGAGACCCTGCTCGAGGCCGCCCGGGATGCGATTGTCTGCGTCGATGCGCGCGGACTTATTATTACGGCCAACGCTCAGGTCACGGCCCTGTTCGGATACGAACGTCACGAGTTGCTGGGTTCCCCGGTGGAGATTCTGCTCCCCGAGAGTTCACGTCACCGACACACCGGCTTGCGCGCAACGTACATGCACGAGGCAACGGCCAGACCCATGGGACTAGGGCAGTCCCTGTTCGGTCACCGCCGAAACGGCTCTCTGTTCCCGATCTCCACCAGCATGGCTCCCACCGGGTCTGGGCCCGAAGCCATGGTGATCGTTTTGGTACGCGACCTGACAGCTCAGCGTGAGCTGGAACGAGAATCGGCAGAGCACGAGACAGAACTGCGGCAGCTGGCCGAAAGCGTCGACATTGGGTTCATCCTGTACCAGTTACAGCCGCCGACCTGTCTGTATGTCAGTCCTGCCGTGCGCAGTATTCTGGGCGTCGATTCCGAGGATCCCGTGACGGGCTGGGCACCTTGGCAGGAAGATTCACGCGACCTACCCGAGGTCGAGCAGGAGTTTCGACGAACAATGCTTTCCGGTCTCCCGGCGGAGTCTGAACACCGGATCGTGACCGAAGACGGGCAAGCACGCTGGGTACGCTGGGTCGCTCGGCCCGTTCCCAGCCTCAACGGGCCAACCGAGCGAAGCGTGGTGACCGTAGAGAACACCACTGTGCGAATGGAGGTCGCAGAAGCCCTGCAGGCCGCGGAGGCCGCTGCGCGCACCGCCAACGAGGCAAAGAACCAATTCTTGTCCCGGGTGAGCCATGAGTTGCGTACCCCGTTGAATGCCGTTCTGGGATTCAGCCAGCTCCTGCGGATGCAACTGGACGACACCGATTACGCCGAATCGATCGACCATATTCAACAGGGTGGCCGGCATCTGCTGAACCTGATCAACGATGTGCTGGACATCTCACGAATCGAGGCGGGAAATACCTCGATCAGCTGGGAGCCGGTACCCGTGACCAGCGTCATGAACGAGGCACGGGCTCTGATGGAGCCACTAGCCCAGTCGGCGGGGATCACCCTCATCGGGTTGCCGGGAAGAGATGAGGGCTGGGTTCTCGCCGATAAGCAACGACTCCGTCAGGTACTGCTCAACCTGTTGTCAAATGCGGTGAAATACAACCGGGTGGGGGGAACAGTCTGGGTTGAGCATCTGCTGAACGAGTCCGATGTGGCCATTATGGTTCGCGATAACGGCCCCGCAATTGCTCCGGAATTGCAGAGCAGGTTGTTCACTCCCTTCGACCGGCTCGGAGCGGAGAGCCGAGGCATCGAGGGGACCGGGATCGGGCTGGCACTCACCCGGGCACTGGTTGAGCTCATGGGCGGCTCGCTGGGCGTGGATTCTGTTCCCGGGCGGGGCTCGCTCTTCACCGTGACGCTGCCTCGAACCGAGGAGCCGAACCTCAACATCAGTGACGAGCGCCTCGTCAGCCTGATGGAGAGGGATGTCGAGGTGCCGCTGGGTTCGTGCACCCTGCTCTACATCGAAGACAACGAATCCAACGTGCACCTGGTTGAGCAGGTGCTCAAGCTGCGGCCCGCCTGGCGGCTCCTCACGGCCGGGAACGGCCAACTCGGTATCGACCTGGCGCGCCTGCACCAGCCCAATTTGGTGCTTCTCGATCTGCATTTGCCCGATATCTCCGGCGCAGACGTGCTCCGTAACCTCACCACCACGCCAGACACTGCGGAACTACCGGTGGTGATCCTGACCGCCGACATCTCGGCGATCACATCCCGGCAGCTCCTGGCCGGCGGCGCTGAACAGTGCATGACCAAGCCGCTCGACGTGGAAGAAGTGCTGGCACTTCTCGACCAGACGTCTGCACCCAGGAAGGGACCCGCATGA
- a CDS encoding EAL domain-containing response regulator has translation MSVLVVDDNPANVAFLHQLLLLQGLSRVHTETDPRAVPRLLTEHNPDLVLLDLRMPHVDGFEVLAQIQKFAAGDFLPVMVLTADATTAARDQALAQGAQDFLTKPIDATEAILRIANLLRTRELYSTLRHLKVLPQHEIADDRTEVLTRIQDVLQNKTLTPVFQPIQDLTTGATVGHEGLSRFPDSTLRAPDRWFTEAFSVGLGVDLEWMAITTMLSYLHSAPPDQFLSLNMSPATMMHLMDQEPCSPDLWPRIVIELTERVPVEDYFALHRALAPMRSRGTRLSADDLGAGYAGFRHLLLLQPDVIKLDISLIAGINRSHEQQALTRALLAFASEVGAQVIAEGIEEPEELKTLQDLGVPWGQGYLLGRPAPLHLSLI, from the coding sequence ATGAGTGTGCTGGTGGTCGATGACAACCCAGCCAATGTGGCCTTTCTCCACCAGCTCCTGCTGCTTCAGGGTCTGAGCCGAGTGCACACCGAAACCGACCCGCGCGCCGTCCCACGACTTCTCACCGAACATAACCCCGACCTCGTGCTGCTCGACCTACGCATGCCCCATGTCGACGGCTTCGAAGTCCTGGCCCAGATTCAGAAGTTTGCGGCGGGAGACTTTTTGCCGGTCATGGTTCTCACCGCAGATGCGACGACAGCCGCCCGCGATCAGGCTCTGGCCCAGGGCGCGCAGGACTTTCTGACCAAGCCAATCGACGCCACCGAGGCTATCCTCCGGATTGCAAATCTCCTCCGCACGCGGGAGCTCTACTCAACCCTGCGGCACCTCAAGGTTCTTCCACAACACGAGATCGCAGACGACCGCACAGAAGTACTCACCCGCATTCAGGATGTCCTGCAGAATAAGACCCTGACCCCCGTCTTTCAACCGATCCAGGATTTGACGACCGGAGCCACCGTGGGGCACGAGGGCCTGTCACGCTTCCCTGATTCCACTCTTCGGGCTCCGGACCGGTGGTTCACGGAAGCCTTCAGCGTGGGGCTCGGAGTTGACCTGGAGTGGATGGCCATCACCACCATGCTGAGCTACCTCCACTCCGCACCCCCCGACCAGTTTCTCTCCCTCAATATGTCCCCTGCCACGATGATGCACCTCATGGACCAGGAGCCTTGTTCGCCAGACCTGTGGCCTCGGATTGTCATCGAGCTCACCGAGCGTGTTCCCGTGGAAGACTACTTCGCGCTGCACCGCGCACTGGCCCCCATGCGTTCACGCGGTACCCGGCTATCGGCTGATGATCTTGGCGCCGGGTACGCCGGATTCCGGCATTTGCTCCTGCTCCAGCCCGACGTGATCAAACTCGACATTTCCCTGATCGCCGGGATCAACCGCAGCCATGAACAGCAGGCTCTCACCCGCGCCCTTCTCGCCTTCGCGAGCGAAGTGGGTGCCCAGGTGATCGCCGAAGGCATTGAAGAGCCCGAGGAACTGAAAACGCTTCAAGACCTCGGCGTGCCCTGGGGTCAGGGCTATCTGCTCGGCCGACCCGC